The Sphingomonas sanxanigenens DSM 19645 = NX02 genome includes a region encoding these proteins:
- a CDS encoding head-tail connector protein, with product MRTFVVTPPAPVVTWEEAAQHLRLEADDEEQKPLVEAMIAAASAHIDGPDGWLGRAIGVQTLEARGDVFRDCMSLRYPPIIDIVSVKYLDAAAAEVTILPTEYEVRGSLIGCAFGRRWPSVLAQPESVRIRYRAGFVTNPTADPLVPALPAPIRAAILLMVGDLYRNRETVSAQAVAIPMSTTVENLLAPFRRFY from the coding sequence GTGCGGACGTTCGTCGTCACTCCTCCCGCGCCCGTCGTGACGTGGGAGGAGGCAGCCCAGCACTTGCGGCTTGAGGCCGACGACGAAGAACAGAAGCCGCTCGTCGAGGCGATGATCGCAGCAGCCTCGGCGCACATCGATGGGCCCGACGGCTGGCTCGGCCGCGCAATCGGCGTGCAGACGCTTGAAGCGCGCGGCGACGTCTTCCGAGACTGCATGTCCCTGCGGTACCCGCCGATCATCGACATCGTCAGCGTGAAGTATCTCGACGCCGCGGCGGCTGAGGTCACAATCCTGCCGACCGAGTATGAGGTGCGCGGCAGTCTGATCGGGTGCGCTTTCGGGAGGCGCTGGCCGTCCGTGCTGGCGCAACCCGAGTCCGTTCGCATCCGCTACCGCGCCGGCTTCGTCACCAACCCGACCGCCGATCCGCTGGTGCCCGCGCTGCCGGCGCCGATCCGCGCCGCCATCCTGCTGATGGTCGGAGACCTTTATCGCAATCGTGAGACGGTGAGCGCCCAGGCAGTGGCGATCCCGATGAGCACGACCGTCGAGAATCTGCTCGCGCCCTTCCGGCGCTTCTACTGA
- a CDS encoding phage tail tube protein — MAETVAETDIGFLTKLKKLVSPGVYVEFAEINDMTLPEMARDSVEFTHYSSPDGYREYKPGLTDPGEGEFVYNLVPGKEDDAIVLTHIAARLVEGWRIEYPDGATFDFRGFVTSHQHATPLEDRMTGAMTIKISGKPVFVPAA; from the coding sequence ATGGCGGAGACTGTTGCCGAGACCGATATCGGTTTCCTGACCAAGCTGAAGAAGCTTGTTTCGCCCGGCGTCTATGTCGAGTTCGCCGAGATTAACGACATGACGCTGCCCGAGATGGCGCGCGATTCCGTCGAGTTCACCCACTACTCGAGCCCCGACGGCTATCGCGAGTATAAGCCGGGCCTCACCGATCCGGGCGAAGGCGAGTTCGTCTACAACCTGGTGCCGGGCAAGGAAGATGACGCGATCGTGCTCACGCATATCGCGGCGCGCCTCGTGGAGGGCTGGCGGATCGAGTATCCCGACGGCGCCACCTTCGACTTCCGCGGCTTCGTCACCAGCCACCAGCACGCGACGCCGCTGGAAGATCGCATGACCGGCGCCATGACGATCAAGATCAGCGGCAAGCCCGTCTTCGTGCCGGCGGCCTGA
- the gp17 gene encoding tail completion protein gp17: protein MEERIRERLLDSADLRALVGSQVDWNARPQGDALKAFSAITLQVVSDIPGRVYSRASDGWRTARVMIECWGSTHKRSRDVAMLVDRLLNGYRAGLPGNKVRVFTDARTGDTDEVAGTTVHRQILTIFVHYQP, encoded by the coding sequence ATGGAAGAGCGGATCCGCGAGCGCCTGCTCGACAGCGCGGACCTGCGCGCGCTTGTCGGATCGCAGGTCGATTGGAACGCGCGGCCCCAGGGTGACGCGCTGAAAGCCTTCTCGGCGATCACATTGCAGGTCGTGAGCGACATCCCCGGGAGGGTCTACAGCCGCGCTTCGGACGGCTGGCGCACCGCCCGCGTGATGATTGAATGTTGGGGATCGACCCACAAGCGCAGCCGCGATGTCGCCATGTTGGTCGACCGGCTGCTGAACGGATACCGGGCGGGCCTGCCCGGCAACAAGGTTCGCGTCTTCACGGACGCGCGCACCGGGGACACGGACGAAGTGGCGGGCACCACCGTCCACCGCCAGATCCTCACCATCTTCGTCCACTACCAGCCCTAA
- a CDS encoding phage head completion protein, whose product MRIAAGELDRRITILRAESYDDGTATVQGDPRPVGKRWAKKVDVSDGERMRAEQLGQELTTRFLVRVDSLTRTITGKDQIQFRALGGSTLVFEVIGTKDSLEREDGIEITAVARPDTGASA is encoded by the coding sequence GTGCGCATCGCGGCGGGCGAGCTCGATCGCCGCATCACGATCCTGCGCGCCGAGTCCTATGACGATGGCACCGCCACCGTGCAGGGAGACCCCCGGCCGGTGGGCAAGCGCTGGGCGAAGAAGGTCGATGTCAGCGACGGCGAGCGGATGCGCGCCGAGCAGCTCGGGCAGGAGCTGACAACGCGCTTTCTCGTTCGCGTGGACAGCCTCACGCGGACGATCACTGGCAAGGATCAGATCCAGTTCCGCGCGCTCGGCGGCTCCACCCTCGTGTTTGAGGTGATCGGCACGAAGGACAGCCTTGAGCGCGAGGACGGCATCGAGATCACCGCGGTCGCGCGGCCGGATACGGGAGCATCGGCATGA
- a CDS encoding HK97 gp10 family phage protein — translation MKVKMRVQVDESIARRLRSMRGALNKRAMMKIMRPHLEPLAQDMKARVRRRTGELYDSIGVGTRLNPAQQAAHVPIARVEMFVGAGPLPQAIQEEWGNFHQQAHPFVAPAFDAGAQRAVDGIAMDGLVRLEQLARKG, via the coding sequence ATGAAGGTGAAGATGCGCGTCCAGGTCGATGAGAGCATCGCCCGGCGTCTCCGCTCAATGCGCGGGGCGCTCAACAAGCGGGCCATGATGAAGATCATGCGCCCGCACCTTGAGCCGCTGGCGCAGGACATGAAGGCGCGGGTTCGGCGCCGCACTGGCGAGTTGTACGATAGCATCGGGGTGGGCACGCGCCTCAACCCTGCCCAGCAGGCGGCTCATGTTCCGATCGCGCGGGTCGAGATGTTCGTCGGTGCGGGGCCGTTGCCGCAGGCCATTCAGGAAGAATGGGGCAACTTCCACCAGCAGGCGCACCCCTTCGTTGCACCGGCCTTCGACGCCGGCGCACAGCGCGCTGTCGATGGCATCGCCATGGATGGCCTCGTGCGGCTCGAGCAGCTCGCGCGCAAGGGCTGA